One genomic segment of Burkholderia multivorans ATCC BAA-247 includes these proteins:
- a CDS encoding DedA family protein/thiosulfate sulfurtransferase GlpE gives MWHFPIAIPSSLGPWAVFASVLITQLGVPVPAVPMLILGGTMAAMGQASWASMFVAAIGATMLADSLWFFMGRTRGRRLLNALVRFSLSLDTTLRFARNVFERYGAPLLVLSKFLPGLGLVSAPLLGTTAIGVGVFLFWDLAGASLWAAFWLIGGAAVHDQIVQFVLWVRASGGTILDAFLAIFITFVLYRWVRRLQFRRWLAQVRISPPQLVEMMTSSEPPLIFDARPRAIREREPYRIAGAVPLDLESPDLLDPEVLKRPIVVYCVCPNEATAKRIVAQLQRKKMIHNIRALKGGLDAWEKHGYPVEPIPVDLDTSRYFVRPEHAALGGEYTVRATLSK, from the coding sequence GTGTGGCATTTCCCGATCGCAATTCCATCGTCGCTCGGCCCGTGGGCCGTGTTCGCGAGCGTGCTGATCACGCAGCTCGGCGTGCCGGTGCCGGCCGTGCCGATGCTGATTCTCGGCGGCACGATGGCGGCGATGGGACAGGCCTCGTGGGCCAGCATGTTCGTCGCGGCCATCGGCGCGACGATGCTGGCCGATTCGCTGTGGTTCTTCATGGGCCGCACGCGCGGACGCCGGCTGCTGAATGCGCTCGTGCGCTTTTCGTTGTCGCTCGATACGACGTTGCGCTTCGCGCGTAACGTATTCGAAAGGTATGGCGCGCCGCTGCTCGTGCTGTCCAAATTTCTGCCGGGGCTCGGGCTCGTGTCGGCGCCGCTGCTCGGCACGACCGCCATCGGCGTCGGCGTGTTTCTGTTCTGGGATCTGGCGGGCGCGTCGCTGTGGGCGGCGTTCTGGTTGATCGGCGGCGCCGCGGTTCACGACCAGATCGTCCAGTTCGTGCTGTGGGTGCGCGCGAGCGGCGGCACGATCCTCGACGCGTTTCTTGCGATCTTCATCACGTTCGTGCTGTACCGCTGGGTGCGGCGGCTGCAGTTCCGCCGCTGGCTCGCGCAGGTGCGCATCTCCCCGCCGCAGCTCGTCGAGATGATGACGTCGAGCGAACCGCCGCTGATTTTCGACGCGCGGCCGCGTGCGATCCGCGAGCGCGAACCGTACCGGATCGCCGGCGCGGTGCCGCTGGATCTCGAGTCGCCCGATCTGCTCGACCCGGAAGTGCTGAAGCGGCCGATCGTCGTCTATTGCGTGTGCCCGAACGAGGCGACGGCCAAGCGCATCGTCGCGCAGCTGCAGCGCAAGAAGATGATCCACAACATCCGCGCGCTGAAGGGCGGCCTCGATGCGTGGGAGAAGCACGGCTATCCGGTCGAGCCGATTCCGGTCGATCTCGATACGTCGCGTTATTTCGTGCGGCCGGAGCATGCGGCGCTGGGCGGCGAATATACGGTGCGCGCGACGTTGAGCAAATGA